The following are encoded in a window of Castanea sativa cultivar Marrone di Chiusa Pesio chromosome 9, ASM4071231v1 genomic DNA:
- the LOC142609845 gene encoding pleiotropic drug resistance protein 2-like translates to MASALAGDDLARSTSSRRSWASGSFREVWTAPPDVFNRSGRQEEDEEELRWAAIERLPTYDRMRKGMLTQVLDNGKVVHDEVDVTNLGMQDKKLLMESILKTAEEDNEKFLRRLRDRTDRVGIEIPKIEVRYEHVSVEGDVYVGSRALPTLLNVTLNTIESILGLVHLAPSKKRKIQILKDVSGIVKPSRMTLLLGPPGAGKTTLLHALAGKLDKDLKVSGKVTYCGHELHEFVPQRTCAYISQLDLHHGEMTVRETLDFSGRCLGVGTRYEMLVELSRREKEAGIKPDPEIDAFMKNTAMAGQKTSLVTDYILKILGLDICADIMVGDEMRRGISGGQKKRVTTGEMLVGPAKVLLMDEISTGLDSSTTFQICKYMRQMVHIMDVTMVISLLQPAPETFDLFDDIILLSEGQVVYQGPKEKILEFFEHVGFKCPDRKGVADFLQEVTSKKDQEQYWFQENHPYRYISVSEFAQAFGSFHIGQQLAADLSVPYDKSRAHPAALVTEKYGISNWELFRACFSREWLLMKRNSFVYIFKTTQITIMSLIALTVFLRTEMPVGTVADGGKFYGALFFSLINVMFNGMAELAMTVFRLPVFYKQRDFLFYPAWAFGLPIWVLRIPLSFMESGIWIILTYYTIGFAPSASRFFRQFLAFFGIHQMALSLFRFIAAVGRTQVVANTLGTFTLLLVFVLGGFIVARNDIEPWMIWGYYISPMMYGQNAIVMNEFLDKRWSAPNNDSRYNAPTVGKVLLKSRGFFTEDYWFWICIGALFGFSLLFNVLFIAALTYLNPLGDSKAVIADDENDKMNKYSSSRQHGTEGIDMAVRTSSEIVGASNSAPKRGMVLPFQPLSLAFNDVNYYVDMPAAMKTQGVEEDRLQLLRDVSGAFRPGILTALVGVSGAGKTTLMDVLAGRKTGGYIEGTINISGYPKNQATFARVSGYCEQNDIHSPNVTVYESLLYSAWLRLSSDVKTQTRKMFVEEVMELVELKPIRNALVGLPGVDGLSTEQRKRLTIAVELVANPSIIFMDEPTSGLDARAAAIVMRTVRNTVDTGRTVVCTIHQPSIDIFEAFDELLLMKRGGQVIYAGPLGRHSHKLIEYFEAVPGVTKIRDGYNPATWMLEVTAPSVETQLDVDFAEIYANSSLYLRNQELIKELSTPVPGSYDLHFPTKYSQPFSVQCKACFWKQNWSYWRNPQYNAVRFFMTIVIGVLFGLIFWNKGQKTEKQQDLMNLLGAMYAAVLFLGATNASAVQSVVAIERTVFYRERAAGMYSALPYAFSQVAIETIYNAIQTLAYTLLLYSMIGFEWKATKFLWFYYYIFTCFVYFTLYGMMIVALTPGHQIAAICMSFFLSFWNLFSGFLLPRPQIPIWWRWYYWASPVAWTLYGLVTSQVGDKDAKLEIPEAGYMPLKEYLKVSLGFEYDFLPAVAVAHLGFVLLFFFVFAYGIKFLNFQRR, encoded by the exons ATGGCATCGGCTTTGGCGGGAGACGATCTCGCCAGGTCGACGAGCAGCCGGAGAAGCTGGGCGTCTGGGAGTTTCCGGGAAGTGTGGACGGCGCCGCCGGACGTGTTTAACCGGAGCGGCAGGCAAGAGGAGGACGAGGAAGAGTTGAGATGGGCGGCCATAGAGAGATTGCCTACCTATGATAGGATGAGGAAAGGGATGCTCACGCAAGTTCTTGATAATGGCAAGGTTGTGCATGATGAAGTGGACGTTACGAATCTTGGGATGCAAGATAAAAAGCTGTTGATGGAGAGTATTCTTAAGACTGCTGAGGAAGACAATGAAAAGTTCCTTAGAAGACTCAGAGACAGAACTGACAG AGTTGGGATTGAGATTCCAAAGATTGAAGTTCGGTATGAACATGTGTCGGTGGAGGGAGATGTGTATGTTGGGAGTAGAGCACTTCCTACTCTGCTTAATGTTACTTTGAACACAATTgag AGTATTCTCGGATTGGTTCACCTTGCTCCATCGAAGAAGAGAAAAATCCAGATACTCAAAGATGTTAGTGGAATTGTTAAACCATCAAG GATGACCCTACTTCTGGGTCCTCCAGGTGCAGGGAAAACAACCTTGTTGCACGCACTTGCCGGGAAACTCGACAAGGATCTGAAG GTGTCTGGGAAAGTCACCTACTGTGGTCATGAACTCCATGAATTTGTTCCTCAAAGAACCTGTGCTTATATTAGTCAACTTGATCTTCACCATGGAGAGATGACTGTGAGAGAGACACTGGATTTCTCAGGACGCTGTCTAGGGGTTGGCACAAGGTATGAGATGTTGGTGGAACTCtcaagaagagagaaagaagcagGAATTAAGCCCGATCCTGAGATTGATGCATTCATGAAGAACACTGCAATGGCAGGCCAAAAGACTAGCTTGGTTACTGATTATATTCTCAAG ATACTTGGACTGGATATTTGTGCTGATATTATGGTTGGAGATGAAATGAGAAGGGGTATCTCTGGTGGACAAAAGAAGCGTGTGACAACTG GGGAGATGTTGGTCGGACCAGCAAAGGTTCTTTTAATGGATGAAATATCGACAGGGTTGGACAGTTCTACCACTTTTCAGATTTGCAAGTACATGAGGCAAATGGTTCATATTATGGATGTGACTATGGTCATTTCTCTTCTACAACCAGCACCAGAGACATTTGATCTTTTTGATGACATTATCTTACTTTCAGAAGGACAGGTAGTCTACCAAggtccaaaagaaaaaatccttgagttctttgAGCACGTGGGTTTCAAATGCCCCGATAGGAAAGGAGTTGCCGACTTTTTACAAGAAGTAACATCCAAGAAGGATCAAGAACAATATTGGTTCCAGGAGAACCACCCTTACAGATACATTTCAGTTTCTGAATTTGCCCAAGCCTTCGGTTCTTTTCACATTGGCCAACAGCTTGCAGCTGATCTTAGTGTTCCTTATGATAAATCTAGAGCGCACCCAGCTGCACTGGTGACAGAGAAGTATGGTATTTCAAATTGGGAACTATTCAGGGCTTGCTTTTCAAGGGAATGGCTGCTAATGAAGCGTAATTCTTTTGTGTATATATTCAAGACTACTCAGATAACAATCATGTCCTTAATCGCCTTGACAGTTTTCCTTAGGACAGAAATGCCAGTGGGAACTGTTGCAGATGGAGGAAAGTTTTATGGAGCACTATTTTTCAGTCTGATTAATGTGATGTTCAATGGGATGGCTGAATTGGCAATGACTGTTTTCAGGCTTCCTGTCTTTTATAAACAAAGGGATTTCTTGTTCTATCCTGCATGGGCTTTTGGCTTACCCATTTGGGTCCTCAGGATCCCTCTATCATTCATGGAATCAGGAATATGGATCATTCTTACCTACTACACAATTGGATTTGCTCCATCTGCTAGCAG GTTTTTCCGACAGTTCTTGGCATTCTTTGGCATACATCAAATGGCATTGTCCCTCTTTCGGTTCATTGCTGCAGTTGGAAGAACACAAGTTGTTGCAAATACGCTGGGTACCTTCACCTTGCTTTTGGTTTTTGTGCTTGGAGGATTCATCGTCGCCAGAA ATGACATTGAGCCATGGATGATATGGGGCTACTATATTTCTCCTATGATGTATGGACAAAATGCCATAGTGATGAATGAATTTCTTGATAAAAGATGGAGTGCG CCCAATAATGACTCCAGATATAATGCACCAACAGTTGGAAAGGTCCTTCTCAAGTCCAGGGGTTTCTTTACTGAAGACTATTGGTTCTGGATTTGTATTGGAGcactttttggattttctcttctcttcaatGTGTTATTTATTGCAGCATTGACTTACCTGAATC CTCTGGGTGATTCAAAAGCCGTCATTGCGGATGATGAAAATGACAAGATGAATAAATATTCATCCTCTAGACAACATGGAACAGAAG GTATTGATATGGCTGTGAGAACTTCTTCAGAAATTGTTGGTGCTTCAAATAGTGCTCCAAAAAGGGGAATGGTTTTGCCCTTCCAACCCCTTTCGCTTGCCTTTAACGATGTGAATTACTACGTGGATATGCCTGCT GCAATGAAGACTCAAGGAGTTGAAGAAGATCGTCTTCAACTGCTACGAGATGTTAGTGGTGCTTTCAGACCAGGAATATTGACGGCACTTGTGGGTGTCAGTGGTGCTGGGAAGACAACCCTTATGGATGTGTTAGCTGGAAGAAAGACCGGTGGATATATTGAAGGAACCATCAACATCTCTGGTTACCCTAAGAACCAAGCAACCTTTGCTCGGGTTAGTGGTTACTGTGAACAGAATGACATTCATTCACCAAATGTTACTGTCTATGAATCTCTCCTATATTCAGCTTGGCTCCGTCTCTCTTCAGATGTCAAGACACAAACACGAAAG ATGTTTGTAGAAGAAGTTATGGAGTTGGTTGAGCTTAAACCAATAAGAAACGCTCTAGTTGGCCTTCCAGGAGTTGACGGTCTTTCAACAGAACAAAGGAAGAGGCTAACAATAGCTGTGGAGCTCGTTGCTAACCCCTCTATCATCTTCATGGATGAACCAACATCTGGTCTTGATGCCAGAGCTGCTGCTATTGTTATGCGTACTGTGAGAAATACGGTGGATACTGGGAGAACTGTTGTATGCACAATCCACCAGCCTAGCATAGACATTTTTGAAGCTTTTGATGAG CTACTGCTGATGAAAAGAGGAGGACAAGTCATTTATGCTGGACCTCTTGGTCGCCATTCTCACAAGCTGATAGAATATTTTGAA GCTGTCCCAGGAGTTACTAAGATTAGGGATGGTTATAATCCTGCCACATGGATGCTTGAAGTCACTGCTCCTTCAGTTGAGACTCAACTTGATGTGGATTTTGCTGAAATTTATGCCAATTCCTCACTTTATCT GAGGAATCAGGAACTTATCAAAGAGCTAAGTACTCCAGTGCCAGGCTCCTACGACCTCCACTTCCCAACCAAATACTCTCAACCATTCAGTGTTCAGTGCAAAGCTTGTTTCTGGAAGCAAAATTGGTCTTATTGGAGAAACCCTCAGTACAATGCCGTCCGGTTCTTCATGACAATAGTCATTGGTGTATTATTTGGTCTAATCTTCTGGAACAAAGGACAAAAGAC GGAAAAACAACAAGACTTGATGAATCTTTTGGGAGCCATGTATGCTGCTGTGCTTTTCCTTGGAGCCACAAATGCTTCTGCAGTGCAGTCTGTTGTTGCCATTGAGAGGACAGTTTTCTACCGTGAAAGAGCAGCTGGGATGTATTCTGCATTGCCTTACGCATTTTCTCAG GTGGCCATTGAGACGATTTACAATGCAATTCAAACTCTTGCTTACACTCTTCTCCTTTACTCTATGATCGGGTTTGAGTGGAAGGCAACGAAGTTCCTGTGGTTCTACTACTACATATTTACATGCTTTGTCTACTTCACATTGTACGGGATGATGATTGTTGCACTGACGCCAGGCCACCAAATTGCTGCCATTTGTATGTCATTCTTCCTCAGTTTCTGGAATTTGTTCTCCGGTTTCCTCCTTCCCAGGCCG CAAATCCCAATATGGTGGAGGTGGTACTACTGGGCTTCTCCTGTGGCTTGGACGCTATATGGTCTTGTAACCTCTCAAGTTGGTGACAAAGATGCTAAGCTTGAGATACCAGAAGCAGGTTACATGCCATTGAAGGAGTACCTCAAAGTAAGCTTGGGTTTCGAATATGACTTCCTTCCAGCTGTTGCAGTGGCCCATCTTGGCTttgttcttctcttcttctttgtgtTTGCCTATGGCATCAAGTTCCTCAACTTCCAAAGGAGATAA